The window TGGATCTGTCGTCGTAGTCGACGTTCGTGAGGACGACCGGATCTCTGACGCTGATCGGGACGTGTTCGATCGGTCTGCCGCCACGTGCGCGATGGTCGGTTGGGATTACCTGCGTGTCGGTTCCCTCGATCCAGTGCTGCGGGCGAATCTACGTTGGTTGTCGGGTTATCGGCATCCGCGAGTATTGAAGATCGGTTTGGCTGATCAACTGGCGGAGGTCTTCGCTCGGGTCCGTCCGTTGATGGCTGGTGTGCACGCGGTCGGGACTCCTTTGGTGGTGCTGCCCGTACTGTTTCATCTGCTCTGGCACGGCCGTTTAGTTGCCGATCTGCAAGGAGCGGCACTTGGCGACGACACGGCGATTGGCCTCGGGACCGGGTGGTGACCTGACGTGCGAACGGGTGTCGTCCGAGAGGGAGACGAAATCCGTTTATCAGCAGGTGTTTTCACCGTCGTAACCCTGTCGGGCGGATCAGCTCGACTGGTTGACGCTGTCGGCGAGCAGATTGTGGTGCCGCTCTCGCAGCTGATGGTTGATCCGGCATTGGAATTGGTGTCGGGGTCGCGACCGCCACTGTGTTCTGAGGAAATGCTGGCTGGCATTCCCGAGGCAGCCGTCGAGCAAGCACGGTGGTGGGAGCGCCACATCGTGGAGATCCTCAGCGGCCGCCCGCCTGGGACGGCCGCGGGCATTCGTCCCCGCCCAGAGTTCGACACGGCGAAACGATCTCTGCGGCAGCGTGAGCTGGCCAAGTTGGACGAGCTGCGTGCCGCCGGCCACGACGTGAGTCGGAATGCGTTGCAGCGTCGCCGATTTGCCTACGAACGGGACGGGCTCCTGGGAGTGGTTGACGGGCGCCATAATCGGCGGCGCGCGGTATTCGGCCGTGTGGACGACCGTGTCGTCGCCGCGGTGCGGGATGCGATCGAGGGCGAGACCGACCTGTCAACGGGAACGGTGCAGCGTCTGCAACGGCGGGTCGCCAAGACGCTGGTGGCCACCTATGGTGCCGACGACGCGCCCGCGATGCCGTCGCAGCCCACCTTCTACCGGCTGGTCAAGCGCCTCGCGGAAGGACGGCACACGTTCGGGTCAGCACGGACGCGGCGATCGCTGTCCAAGCAGCCCGATGGCCCATTCGGGTCGATCACCGTGGTGCGCCCCGGCGAGATGGTGGAAATCGATTCAACCCTTCTGGATGTACGGGTAGTGCTCGATGACGGCATGGTAGACCGAGTCGAGCTGACTGCGATGGTCGACAACGCTACGCGGTCCATCCCGGCCGCGGTGCTGCGACCGACGACCAAAGCAGTGGACGCGTCACTGCTCTTGGCGCGGGCATTGACGCCCGAACCGATGCGCCCGGGATGGGCCGATGCGCTGCGGATGTCCCGGTCGGTACTTCCGCACCACAGCCTGACCAGTGTCGATCAGCGCCTGGCCGATGCTGCGGCCAGGCCGGTGATCGCTCCCGAGACGATCGTCTGCGATCACGGGAAAGCGTATCTGTCCCAAACATTTCGGCAAGCGTGCTGCACATTGGGGATCAATCTGCAGCCGGCTCATCCCGACTGCCCGACCGATAAGCCGAAGATCGAGCGGACATTGCAGTCGGTGGGCACCCTGTTCGCACAGTACGTGGCCGGTTACGTCGGTTCATCGGTGGAGCGGCGTGGGAAAAACGCCGAGGACGACGCGGTGTGGTCGATGATTGAGCTGCAGGCGCTGCTGGACGAGTGGATCATCGCGGTGTGGCAGAACCGCCCCCACGATGGCCTGCGGGATCCGGTGACGCCGGGGAAAGCGTTGTCTCCCAACGAGAAATACACTGCCCTCGTTGAGGTGGCTGGCTATGTACCGGTCCCACTGGACGCCGACGACTATATCGAATTGCTTCCCGTGCAGTGGCGCACAATCAACAGTTACGGGGTCCGGATCAACCATCGCACCTATGACGCCAAGGCGCTCAACCCATACCGGCGCCAGCATTCCGGGGTCGATGCCCGTAACGGACAGTGGGAAGTGCACTACGACCCGTATGACGTGTCGAGGATTTGGGTGCGCAATCACCACGAAGACGGATGGCTGGCCGCGACGTGGACGCACCTTCGGTCCTCGCCGGTGCCGTTCGGCGAGACACTGTGGCGCCACGCCCGCTCCGTAGCCGACCGCAGAGGGGCCCAGAAGACCCAGGAAGCGGAGATTGCGGCCATCGCGGAGGACTTGCTGGACCGCGCCGCCGCTGGGCCGCAGCAGCAGACGAAAGCCGAGCGCCGAGTGACTGGACGGACCAGCGCCGCGAGCGCCGGCCGGGACTGGCCGGACCCGACGGAATCATCCGAACATCATGGCCCGTCACCGTCGGAACGGGCCGCCGACAACGAGACTTTCGACGATGACGGCGAGATGGCGGAGGTCATACCCCTGCCGGTGTTTGATGCACGCAAGGAGGCCCAAACGTGGCGACTGTGACCGAGATTGCGGCGGTGGGTCAGTTAGAGGATCGCCGCCAGCCGACCACGACGCTGGAGGGCTGGCGGCGTTTTGTTGATGCCGATCCGCCGGAGTTCACGTTGCTCGCCGACGACGAGTGGGCCAGCCTCGGTGAGGACGAGCGGACGGCCTACAACGAGGCCCGGGTTGCGCATCATTCGGAGCTGGTGGTGGTCACCACGTCGGCGATCGAAGCGATCACCCATCAGGGCCGGCTGTTGACATTGCTCAACCAGCGCGAGATCGGGGCCCGGCGCGGGCTGATCATCTCCGGCGGGGCAGCGACGGGGAAAACTACGGCGATCAAGCAACTGGGTCGGTTTCACGAATTGCGCACCCGTGCACGGTTTCCCGGCGATGAGAGCCGGATTCCGGTGGTGTATGTGACGGCCCCGCCGAAAGGGTCGCCCCGCAAGTTGGCGATGGAGTTCGCACGGTTTCTGGGGCTTCCCACGCTCAATCAGCGGATGAACGTGACCGATATTTCCGATGCCGTGTGCCAGGTGCTCATCGATGCCCGTACCGACATCGTGGTGGTCGATGAAATCCACAACCTCAACCTCGACACCCGCGCCGGCGAAGAACTGTCCGACCACCTCAAATACTTCACCGAGCATCTGCCTGCGACATTCGTTTACGCCGGGATCGAAGTGGAACGCTCGGGGCTGTTCACCGGCACGCGGGGACGGCAGTTGGCCGGCCGTTGCGGGGTGATCCACACCAGCGCATTCCCCGACGCCAAGGAGTGGCGACAACTCGTCGCCGCCATGGAAGGTACCTTGCGTCTGCATCGACACGAACCGGGAAGCCTTGTCGCCCAGGCCCGTTACCTGCACCGCCGCACCGGCGGGATGATCGGCAGCCTGGCCCACTTGATCCGGGCTTCAGCAATCCAAGCGATGCTCGACGGCACCGAGCACATCACCCGCGAGGCCATGGACGATATTTTGATCGACTACGCCGCCCACACGGCCGCGGCCCGCACGGCCAGCTGACGTGGCAACTGTCAGGCCGTGGCCGCGCGGACCACGCCAGCGGCTCCCGCGAACGATCGCACCGTTCCGTTGGGAAGCCGTATCGTCCTACATCGACAGGCTGGCCCGCGCCAACCATATCGGCGTCTCCACACTGCGCGGCCATGTCGCCGAATCATGCGCAGCCCGGCCGCGACCGGACTGGTTGGCCGTCGTCAGCGGCCAACCTGAGCAGGTAATCCGGTCCCGTCTCTGCGGGCTTGCTGGCGACCCCACCGCGCTCAAGCAATATCTCCGCCGCCCTTTGTGTCAAAGATGTATGGCACGCAAGGGAATACACGAACCCGTCTACTGCTACCTGCCTGCACATGTCTCCGTATGCCACCGTCACCGACGCTGGATCGGTTCACCAACGCGCGTTCTTGACGACCAGGTGGATCTTCGTGACCGGCCCACGGTGCTCAGTGCCGGGCGCACGCATCGGCGCTTGGCCCGTCAGTATTCAGAGGTCGACCTTCATGACGCCTTGGGCGACGCCCGCCACATCCTGGTCTTCTGGGCTCACGCAGAGCGTCACGTGGCGGCGGGGATTCTGCAGAATGGCCTAGAAGCGCACGTGGTGGCCTACCCCGATGTGATCGCCGTAGCCGCAACATTGCTCACAGCTCGCCCTCGGGTTGAACAGCCCAGGACGCCAACGGAACCCGCCTGGCCGACGCTACTGCTCGACCGCATCAACGAACGCACCGGCGCCCACCATGCCGACGCCACCCCCGTCGAGCAATGGGCGCAGTACCGACGCCTATTCGCCACTGCCGTATTGACGACACGCTCAGACGGCGCAGAACTGGCGTGTCGCGCTTAGGGGTCGGCAGTCTTGAATGTGCCTTATCAGTAAGGCACTTGTGGTGTGCATCTGACTGTGTCCGACGGTTGTATCTATCGGCTTTCTAATCGTTAGGGACAGTGGTATCTGGCTGGGTGTATCGGCCGGTGAATCATCACCGGCGGCGCTGCTTGCCGGTGATTGGCCGGCGGTGGGTGGTCCAGCACGCGGCCACCGCGCTGACCACCACAGCGAAGGCGGCAATGACGCTGGCCGGGAGGGCGTGGTCCTGCAGCCATCCGGTCGCGGTGGCCGACCAGCCGGTGAGCAGGTTGCCGCCGCTGGCGGTGTGCCCGGTGGCCGCGGGCAGCCAGTACCACGCGAGGTAGGCGCCGGTGGCGATGAGGACAACGGCGGTGACGCGGGTCCCGTGGCGGGCGAGGATACCCAGATGCCGGGTCAGGGCCGTGCCGGCGATGGCGGTGCCGACGCTGACCAGCATCAAGATGGTGGCGGCACCGGCTGTGTATGCGGTGAACACTGCCAGCAGACCGCCCCATCCGCTGGTGGCCTGGGCCTGGGCGATCACCGCGAGCAGTACCCCGAAGGTGCAGGACAGTGACGCCAGGGCGTAGCCGATTCCGGCCGCGAGCACACCACCGGCTGTTGGGGAGTCCGGCCGATGACGCGTCCGGGCAGGCATACGCAGACCGATGGTGCGGCCGGTGAGCATGAAGCCGCCCAAGATGGCCAGGGTGAGCCCGATCGTGATCCCGAGCCAGGGAGCAGCCGTCACCAGGGTCCGGGCACCGGCACTGATCGCGATACCGGCGAGGGTGAGGGTGCCGGTGAACCCGATGGTCAGGACGGCCCCGGTGCGCAGTGCCCGGGCCAGCCGCACGAGCACCGCATCGGTGCCGCCGGTGGCGATGGTGCCGGTGATCCACGCCGGTAGCAGCGCGAACCCGCAGGGGTTGACCGGGGCGAGCATGCCAGCGGTAAACGCGAGCGCGAGCAGGTTCACCGTGCGGCGCTGCTGCCGAGGGCGGCCAGGATCTGATCCTGGGACGGGGCGTGGCCGCGGTAGCTGATCTGCCCGGACGGGTCGATGACGAGGGCGGTGGTCGGCGCGGTCACCTGGTAGCGGCTGGTCAGGGCCCCGTTAGTATCGACGACCGCGGGCAGGCTGGTGCCGCCGATCTGGTCCAGGAAGTGGCGAACATCGGCGGGTTTCTCGGTGGGGACGATGTCGACGGCTAGGAACTTGGCGCTGCCTCCGGCTTTCTCCACGGCCGCCCGAGCAGCGGCCAGGGATTTACCGCCGCCGACGCATTCGCCGCACCCGTAGGAGAAGAACAGGATCGCGGTCGGGGCGGCAGCGGGCAGTTCGACGGTTTTGCCGTCCACCGTGGTCAGTGTCGCCGCCGTCGCCTGGGTTGTGGCGTTGGCGTGTGGCGGTGAGGTCGGATTGCTGGTTGTTTATCTGGGGTTGTATTCGGGTGTGTTCTGTTGTTCCCCCTTAGGTTATGGGACTGGTCTGGGCGTAAGCGGATACGATTGCGTTGCAGGGTGTTTCCGTTTAGGTGGCGATTCGGCGGCTCTTGTGGCTGAAGTGGTGGCGCGCCGGATTGGTTTGGCGGTGCCTGGAATTCCGCGCCTGCGCACTCTGTTCGCGATTCGGGCAGGTCGGCGCTGCGGTTTCGGGTTGGGTTTTATGCGGTGAGGGCGTCGATTGCGGCTTGCAGTTTTGTCGTGGCTTGGTCGGCGATGTCTTTGAGTGCGGGTTCGTCGGTGACGTCGACCATCAGCATGGGGTTCATTGCTTCGATGATCACCGTGCCCGTGTCGGTGGGGTGGGCGCGCACGACGACGTTGCAGGGCAGCAGTAACCCGATCTGGCGGTCAATGGTGACGGCCTGGTGGGCGAGCGGGGGGTTGCAGGCGCCCAGGATGAGGTAGTCCTCCATGTCGGTGCCGAGTTTGGCTTTGATGGTCGCTTTCATGTCGATCTCGGTGAGCACGCCAAAGCCTTGTTGTTGCAGGGCGTTTCGTGTGCGGGTGACGGCGTCATCGAAGTCGGTGTGCAGCGTGGTGGAGATCGCGATGTTCATCGGTGGATTCCTCTGGGTGCTGATCGTTCACGACGGCAGATACGTCGATGAGATGGGTGTGGCGGCGTGCGCGGGCTGCCCGGGTGAGACCGGTGCGCCTCGTTGGTATGTGTTGTGCCCCTGCGTGATTGGTGGGTTAGTGGTGTCACCAGGGGTCCATCATCGGTCCCCAAGGGCCGGGGCCCATCATCGGTCCCCAGGAGCCGGGTCCCATCATGGGGCCGGGCCCCATCATGCCTGGGCCCCAGGAACCGGGCCCCATCATGCCTGGGCCCCAATAGCATCCGGGGTCCCAGCCGTTGGGGGTCCAGCAGCCCGGCGGGCCTTGCGTCGGAAGGTCCGAGCCGATCGGCGCCCACACTCCGGTTCGCGGTTGCGGGGTAGCGGTGTCAGCGCTGCTGACGGCGGTGAATGTAGGGACCAGCGCGCTGACCAGCGCGGCGGCGGCCAGTGCCGTGATCGTGGTGCGTGCGGTGAACATGGCGGCGGTCCTTTCCTGGTGCTTATCGGGGCGGCCCGGTGACGTCGAGTTCGGCGGACATACCCGAGACGTAGTGACCGGCGATGTTGCAGACCAGCTCGTAGCGGCCCGGCGGCAGGGTGATGGTGGTCCAGCCCAGGGCGCCGGGGGCGATGCCGTAGTCCGGTGATTGTTCGTCGCCACGGTCGGCGGCGCAGCTGCGGGAGGCTTCACCGAGGCTGCCGGTCTCATCGACGGTGCCGTCGGGGCCGCTGGGGCGCCGGCCCGCGAATTGTCCTGCGGGCAGCGGCAGTACCACCAGCTCGTGCACCATCGCACCGGTGTTCAGGACGCGGAATGACACCGGTCCGGCGGGCACCGTGGCCGGGGACAGGTAGATCCGCATCATGCCCATGCCGGGCATCATCCGCGGCCCCATCATCATGTGCCTGCCGGGGCCCATCATCGAGCCCATGTCGGTGACGTTGACATCGACAACCGTCCCCGGCAGCGCCGGCGCCGCGCAGGACGTCGGGCCGCCCGGGTATTGGCGCCACGGGCCCATCATCGCCGGGCCCCACGACCCCCACATTCCCGTGCCGCCCGGATACCCGCGGTAGGCGGGCCAGGCCGGGTAGGGGCCGGCGCTGGCCGGTGGGATCGGGCGGGCACCGGGGCCGGTGCGGTACGCGATCGCGGTGGCGCCCAGCCCGAGCACCAGCGAGCTGGCCGCGATGGCCACGACCAGCCACAAACGGTGAGTTTTCATGGCGTTCAACGGTGTTCGCGCAGTGCCGTCATGCGCTGGCGGTATTCGGTGTCATCGATCTCCCCCCGCGCCAGGCGTTCGGCCAGCATGTCCTCGGCGGTGCGGGCCCCGGGTGCGGCGCCCGCGGCCCCGTGATGGGTGCCGCTCAGGTAGCGCACCGCCGCCACGATCGCGGTGATCAGCACCGCGAAAAACAGCACCGCGACCACGGCAGTCAGAATCCAGCCGCCCCAACCCCATCCGCCGCCGTAGCCGCCGTTCCACATCCAGCCATTACCACCCCAACCGCACATGACGCCTCCTGGGCCGTGTCGTAGGAACAAGTCGATCGCTTGACCACGTGATCGCTGCCGCCAGCATGCATCCGGTGGGTGCCGGGCCTCCAGAGGCGAAGGTCCCCACTTCGCCGTCCTGCTATAGCATCGTCAAATGACGATGACAACGCCCAATGTTGTGGTTGATCGTGTCGAGTTGGCGCCGGCCGCGGCGCTGTTTCGGTCGTTGGGCGATCCCACCCGGCTGGCGATCGTGCGCCGGCTGGCCACCGGCCCGGCGCGGGTCACCGACTTGGCGACCGCGGTGGGATTGGCACAGTCCACGGTGTCCAGACACCTTGGCTGCCTGCGTGAGTGCGGCCTGGTGGACTCCGAGCCGGCGGGCCGGGCTTCGGTGTTTCGGCTCACCCAGCCGGCGCTGACCGAGGTGCTGGCCGCCGCCGAGGCCGTATTGCAGGCCACCGGCAACCTGGTGGCGCTATGCCCCACCTACGGCGCAGACCCGGCCGCCGGGCAGCCGCAATGACCACCCACGGCGGCCCGGCCGCCCGTCCCACCAGCGTGCCCCCCGACGGTGCGTGCGACGACGGGTGCGGGTCCGTGCCGGCGGGGCCGGTGCGCGATGCGCGGTGGCATCGGGCTGCACGGTGGGCACGGTTGCTGGCCTGGGTCAGCCTGGCCTGGATGCTCACCGAGGGGCTCGTCGGGCTCTGGCAGGGCCTGATGGCCGGGTCGATCGCGTTAACCGGATGGGCGCTGGGCAGCGCGGTGGAGGGGCTCGCGAGCCTGATTGTGGTGTGGCGGTTCACCGGGGCGCGCACCCTGTCATCGACCGCCGAGCGGCGCGCCCAATACGCGGTGGCGGTGTCGTTTTGGCTGATCGCCCCCTACATCGCCGCGGAATCCATCCATCACCTGCTGGCGGGCAGCACAGCGAGACCAGCGCCATCGGCATCGCGCTGACCGCCCTGGCGCTGGTGATCATGCCGCTGCTGGGCTATGCCAAACACCGGCTGGCAGTGATCCTGGGCTCGGGGGCCACCGCCGGTGAAGGCACCCAGAACTACCTGTGCGCCGCCCAAGCCGCCGCGGTACTGATCGGTTTGGCGGTCACCGCGATCTGGCCCGGGGGTTGGTGGCTCGATCCGGCCATCGGTCTGCTCATCGCTGCTGCGGCGGTGCGGGAGGGCATCGAATCCTGGCGCGGTGAGGGCTGCGGCTGCTGACCTATCGGTAGCCCGGCCGGTCCGCGGCCCCCGCGGTGGGCGGCATGAACGTCTTTCACATCGCCCACCGCGACGCCCTGGTCGCCCTCTGCGTCGTGCTGGACCCCAACTGCTGCACCTAACCAGCGGGGTCGCCGTAGTGCCGGTCCTCCAGTTGACCGTAGAGCAGTTCGATGGTGGCTTGCTGTTGTGCCACCGTGGTTTTGAGGTTGTTGATTTCGGCTTCTTGAGCGGCGATCTTGCGGCGCAACGCGGCCATGATGCTGCTTTCGCGGCTCGTGGCCGGCGGGTGGTCGCCGCCGGCGGCGGGCCGGTTGCGGTACTGGTTGATGATCACCATCAGGTCGTCATGTTTGAGGACCGTTTTGCGGGTTACCTTGGCGCGGCGGGCCACCGCGGAGACGTTGATGGTGGCCTTGGTTTTGCGCAGGTAGGCGATGGCCTTTTCGATGTCGCGGCGCTTGTCGGCGCTGACACCGTCACGGTATTTGGCCAGCGCCGCTTTGGCTTTGGCGGTCGGCGGCGGCGGGGGTGTGCGGGTCACCGGGGCGTTCCCGGGTCAGCTTTGCGCAGCACCGATTCGTGACTGCCCCGGGTGCTGACCTGTAAGCCGGGTTGACGACCCGCGGTGCCCGCGCCACCGACCCCGGCGGCCTCGTCGGTGTCGGTGGCTTCGATGCGCCCGATGATGGCGTCCAACGAAGCCACCTCGCGGCGCCGTTGGTGAATCCAGACATTGTCGTCGGTCAGCTCGCGGCCGGTGCGGGCGTGGAATTGGTCGCGGCGCACGTCGATGAGGGTGAGGGTTTTGGTGCGCTGGTCGATCAGTTCGTCCAGGTGGGTGGCGTCGGTGGCGAAATGCCCGCAGGACAGGCAGGCGTTGCCTTTGTCGCAGGTGGTCACCGGGGGCAGCAGGCACACCCCGTTGGGCAACACCCGGTCGGTGCGCGCCGCGAGTTGGGTCATGTCGTAGATGTCCGATGGGCTGATCGTGATGTCGGTGCCGTGGGCACCGATCTTCTTGTGTTTCAAGAATTCTGCTTCGGCGGTGGCCTGCAGGGTCGCCGCGTAGCGCAGCGTCATCTCCGGGGAGGCATGTCCGAGGTAGCGCTGCACCACATGGATGGGTACCCCGTCGTTGAGCAGTTCGGTGGCCCGGGTGTGCCGCAGCCGGTGGGTTTGGCTGAACTTGAGCGGTCGCCCGGCGCTGTCGGTGAGGCCGTGGATGCCATCGAGCTTGTCGAGGATTAGGCGGTAGGAGTTGTAGCTACGGGCCCGCTGCCCCTGGTGCTGGAACCGCACCCCCAAGAACAGGTACTTCGGGGCCAGGCCCGGGTGGTGCCGGCGCACCCAGTCTTGTTGCTCGACAATGACGTTGACGATGGCCTGCTCGACCAGGATGGTCGGGCACACCCCGTCGACCTTGGTCTGCTGGTAGCGCAGCTTGGCCACAAAACCTTCCGGGTCCGCGGCGGCAGCGCGGTCACGGCCGGGGATCGCCTCCAGCGGATCGGCATCGAGCATCAAGATTTCCGAGGCCCGCCGCCCGGTCAGCGCTTGCAGCAGCCACGCCCGGGCCGCTTGGGGGTCTCCCAGGCCTGCGACCACCGAAATGGTCGAATCAGGGTGGGTGATGACCACGGGGATGTCCTTGTCGGCGGCCAAAACATCCAGATAGCACAGCATCTGCTGCAGCTCGGCGGTCGAATACCAGGTCAGCTCCGTCGGGTGCGGCTGCGGCGGGCGGAACGCCGCACCCCACAGCCGCGTGTGCGTGTCGGTCAAGCCGGCCCACCGCGGCTCACCGGTCGCGACCGCGGCTTCCTCGGCATGATCGACCATGAACGTGTAGAACGTCTGGATACGCGACTGGATCCCGGCGATCGCGGTCGAGGACAACGGCCGGTCCGGTTTCGCCTGCGCCGCCGGTGATTTCAGGTAGTCGGTGAAATCGGTGAACAGCAACCGCACCGCCGCCCGGTCGGCGTGCAGGGCCGGGTCGTCGATCCGGCGTGCGGCCAGGAACGGGCCCAGATGACGGCTCATGTCGCGGACCCGTGAGGTGAGCGAGGACCACCGCAACAGTTCCGCGGTCAGCGCGGTGCGCAGCCAGAACCGCACACCGTCGCGCAACCACGCCGGTTCGACCCCGCCCAGGCGCACCACCTGGTCGTGCTGGGGTTCATGTTCGCGCCGCGGAATCCTCGGGTCGGCGTACAAGTTCCAGATGTCGTGGTCCCACCAGGGCCGCCCGGTGCAGCGCACCGCCACATACAGGTGCAGGTGTTCGACGAAATTGGTGACGTTGGTGCGAAAACCCGCCGAGGGCAGCCGCCCGTTGCGGCGTTCGAAATCGAGTACCCCGTGGCGCACCATCGATTCCGGCGTCAGATCGGCGATGGAGGCCAGCGGCCGGCGATGCTGCTGGCGGTAGTCGGCCGCCGCGATCCCCAGCGCGCGGCTGGTCCATCTCAACAGTGACGGCTCGACCTTGCGGGTGTCCTCCTCACCGCACAGCCACACCCACCAGGCCAGCTCGTCGCAGATCCGTTGCGGCACATCGGCAGGAG of the Mycolicibacterium aubagnense genome contains:
- a CDS encoding cytochrome c biogenesis CcdA family protein, translating into MNLLALAFTAGMLAPVNPCGFALLPAWITGTIATGGTDAVLVRLARALRTGAVLTIGFTGTLTLAGIAISAGARTLVTAAPWLGITIGLTLAILGGFMLTGRTIGLRMPARTRHRPDSPTAGGVLAAGIGYALASLSCTFGVLLAVIAQAQATSGWGGLLAVFTAYTAGAATILMLVSVGTAIAGTALTRHLGILARHGTRVTAVVLIATGAYLAWYWLPAATGHTASGGNLLTGWSATATGWLQDHALPASVIAAFAVVVSAVAACWTTHRRPITGKQRRR
- a CDS encoding ArsR/SmtB family transcription factor, producing the protein MTTPNVVVDRVELAPAAALFRSLGDPTRLAIVRRLATGPARVTDLATAVGLAQSTVSRHLGCLRECGLVDSEPAGRASVFRLTQPALTEVLAAAEAVLQATGNLVALCPTYGADPAAGQPQ
- a CDS encoding sulfocyanin, with translation MKTHRLWLVVAIAASSLVLGLGATAIAYRTGPGARPIPPASAGPYPAWPAYRGYPGGTGMWGSWGPAMMGPWRQYPGGPTSCAAPALPGTVVDVNVTDMGSMMGPGRHMMMGPRMMPGMGMMRIYLSPATVPAGPVSFRVLNTGAMVHELVVLPLPAGQFAGRRPSGPDGTVDETGSLGEASRSCAADRGDEQSPDYGIAPGALGWTTITLPPGRYELVCNIAGHYVSGMSAELDVTGPPR
- a CDS encoding SHOCT domain-containing protein, whose translation is MCGWGGNGWMWNGGYGGGWGWGGWILTAVVAVLFFAVLITAIVAAVRYLSGTHHGAAGAAPGARTAEDMLAERLARGEIDDTEYRQRMTALREHR
- a CDS encoding TnsA-like heteromeric transposase endonuclease subunit yields the protein MLTSAVSAGPGVASAVDLEFNTREGCTRQSLDRCAATRFELDCSPVRNFPSFRGQRNFPGLWWFATTGAHVGHESWVERDQLMALDADPDVVGVLSQPFWIHWRDGTRHAPDYFVRRRDGSVVVVDVREDDRISDADRDVFDRSAATCAMVGWDYLRVGSLDPVLRANLRWLSGYRHPRVLKIGLADQLAEVFARVRPLMAGVHAVGTPLVVLPVLFHLLWHGRLVADLQGAALGDDTAIGLGTGW
- a CDS encoding tyrosine-type recombinase/integrase gives rise to the protein MAGNDRLTHSGQQGGAEEHWTAQWDRVPAPWRTLVYHLDQAPANALFAPNPRYRPVSEGHDFTPADVPQRICDELAWWVWLCGEEDTRKVEPSLLRWTSRALGIAAADYRQQHRRPLASIADLTPESMVRHGVLDFERRNGRLPSAGFRTNVTNFVEHLHLYVAVRCTGRPWWDHDIWNLYADPRIPRREHEPQHDQVVRLGGVEPAWLRDGVRFWLRTALTAELLRWSSLTSRVRDMSRHLGPFLAARRIDDPALHADRAAVRLLFTDFTDYLKSPAAQAKPDRPLSSTAIAGIQSRIQTFYTFMVDHAEEAAVATGEPRWAGLTDTHTRLWGAAFRPPQPHPTELTWYSTAELQQMLCYLDVLAADKDIPVVITHPDSTISVVAGLGDPQAARAWLLQALTGRRASEILMLDADPLEAIPGRDRAAAADPEGFVAKLRYQQTKVDGVCPTILVEQAIVNVIVEQQDWVRRHHPGLAPKYLFLGVRFQHQGQRARSYNSYRLILDKLDGIHGLTDSAGRPLKFSQTHRLRHTRATELLNDGVPIHVVQRYLGHASPEMTLRYAATLQATAEAEFLKHKKIGAHGTDITISPSDIYDMTQLAARTDRVLPNGVCLLPPVTTCDKGNACLSCGHFATDATHLDELIDQRTKTLTLIDVRRDQFHARTGRELTDDNVWIHQRRREVASLDAIIGRIEATDTDEAAGVGGAGTAGRQPGLQVSTRGSHESVLRKADPGTPR
- a CDS encoding Mu transposase C-terminal domain-containing protein encodes the protein MVPLSQLMVDPALELVSGSRPPLCSEEMLAGIPEAAVEQARWWERHIVEILSGRPPGTAAGIRPRPEFDTAKRSLRQRELAKLDELRAAGHDVSRNALQRRRFAYERDGLLGVVDGRHNRRRAVFGRVDDRVVAAVRDAIEGETDLSTGTVQRLQRRVAKTLVATYGADDAPAMPSQPTFYRLVKRLAEGRHTFGSARTRRSLSKQPDGPFGSITVVRPGEMVEIDSTLLDVRVVLDDGMVDRVELTAMVDNATRSIPAAVLRPTTKAVDASLLLARALTPEPMRPGWADALRMSRSVLPHHSLTSVDQRLADAAARPVIAPETIVCDHGKAYLSQTFRQACCTLGINLQPAHPDCPTDKPKIERTLQSVGTLFAQYVAGYVGSSVERRGKNAEDDAVWSMIELQALLDEWIIAVWQNRPHDGLRDPVTPGKALSPNEKYTALVEVAGYVPVPLDADDYIELLPVQWRTINSYGVRINHRTYDAKALNPYRRQHSGVDARNGQWEVHYDPYDVSRIWVRNHHEDGWLAATWTHLRSSPVPFGETLWRHARSVADRRGAQKTQEAEIAAIAEDLLDRAAAGPQQQTKAERRVTGRTSAASAGRDWPDPTESSEHHGPSPSERAADNETFDDDGEMAEVIPLPVFDARKEAQTWRL
- a CDS encoding DUF302 domain-containing protein encodes the protein MNIAISTTLHTDFDDAVTRTRNALQQQGFGVLTEIDMKATIKAKLGTDMEDYLILGACNPPLAHQAVTIDRQIGLLLPCNVVVRAHPTDTGTVIIEAMNPMLMVDVTDEPALKDIADQATTKLQAAIDALTA
- a CDS encoding ATP-binding protein, with the protein product MATVTEIAAVGQLEDRRQPTTTLEGWRRFVDADPPEFTLLADDEWASLGEDERTAYNEARVAHHSELVVVTTSAIEAITHQGRLLTLLNQREIGARRGLIISGGAATGKTTAIKQLGRFHELRTRARFPGDESRIPVVYVTAPPKGSPRKLAMEFARFLGLPTLNQRMNVTDISDAVCQVLIDARTDIVVVDEIHNLNLDTRAGEELSDHLKYFTEHLPATFVYAGIEVERSGLFTGTRGRQLAGRCGVIHTSAFPDAKEWRQLVAAMEGTLRLHRHEPGSLVAQARYLHRRTGGMIGSLAHLIRASAIQAMLDGTEHITREAMDDILIDYAAHTAAARTAS
- a CDS encoding transposase; the encoded protein is MTRTPPPPPTAKAKAALAKYRDGVSADKRRDIEKAIAYLRKTKATINVSAVARRAKVTRKTVLKHDDLMVIINQYRNRPAAGGDHPPATSRESSIMAALRRKIAAQEAEINNLKTTVAQQQATIELLYGQLEDRHYGDPAG